The Candidatus Ancaeobacter aquaticus genome includes a window with the following:
- the fsa gene encoding fructose-6-phosphate aldolase → MKIFLDTANVDEIRKMNDIGIVDGVTTNPSLIAKEGKEFESVIKEIVSIVDGPISAEVISLKADEMVKEARVLSKIHKNVVIKIPTTPDGLKATHILEDEGIHVNVTLCFSSSQALLVAKAGASYVSPFVGRIDDISSVGMDLITEIRQIYNNYDFNTEIIVASVRSPIHAVEAALAGADIATIPYKVLDMMFRHPLTDRGIEKFLSDWNEHIKKT, encoded by the coding sequence ATGAAAATATTTCTTGATACAGCAAATGTAGATGAAATAAGGAAAATGAATGATATAGGGATTGTCGATGGTGTGACAACAAATCCGTCACTTATAGCTAAAGAGGGAAAAGAGTTTGAGTCAGTTATAAAGGAAATTGTTTCTATTGTTGATGGCCCTATTAGTGCTGAAGTTATTAGTCTTAAGGCAGATGAAATGGTTAAAGAAGCGCGTGTGTTATCGAAAATACATAAGAATGTAGTTATAAAAATCCCGACAACCCCTGATGGGCTTAAAGCAACACATATATTAGAGGATGAAGGTATCCATGTGAATGTAACACTATGCTTTTCGAGTTCTCAAGCACTTCTTGTTGCTAAGGCCGGTGCAAGTTATGTGAGCCCTTTTGTTGGAAGAATCGATGATATTTCATCCGTGGGTATGGATTTAATAACTGAGATCCGCCAAATATACAATAATTATGATTTTAATACCGAAATTATAGTGGCAAGTGTACGTAGTCCCATACATGCTGTTGAAGCCGCTCTTGCCGGAGCTGATATTGCAACAATACCATATAAGGTATTGGATATGATGTTTCGTCATCCGCTTACAGACCGAGGTATTGAAAAATTTCTTTCGGATTGGAACGAACACATAAAAAAAACGTAA